From Pseudomonadota bacterium:
GTCTGCCAAGAGGATGTCGAGGACCTCGTCGCCGTTGAGATCGACCAAGCGTAGCTCCTGAGGGTCGTCGGCCCCGAGGAAGGTGCCGGTAGGAGTGAGGCCGCCGTTGCCATCGCCGATGAGCACGGTCACCGTGTCGTCGAAGCAGGCAGCCACCGCGTCGAGGTTGTCGTCACCGTTGAGGTCGCCAACGGCTACGCGCAGCGTGTCACCGCACACCGATACGGAGGTCGGGCTACCGAGGCCCCCCGCGCCGTCGCCGAGGAACACGGACACCGTGTCGAGGGACAGGTCGGCGACGACCAGGTCGTCCGCACCATCGCCGTTGAGGTCGGCTACCGCGACACTCGTTGGCTGTGCGAGGCCGTTGGAGAGCACCTCGCGCTGCGTGAACACGCCGTTCTCCAGGTCCGACAGGATGGAAAGGCTTCCCGAGGAAGAATCGGCCGTGATCACGTCGATGCGACTATCGCCCGTGACATCGCCCGCCGCAATTTGCGCGACTCGGGCGCCGATCGCAGTCGTGCGGGGCGTGTTGAAGAAGCGAGCGTCGCCGGTGCCGATGTGCACGGCGAAATCATCGGATGAAATGTTGATGGAGATGACATCGTCGATGCCGTCCGCGTTCGCGTCGAGCTGGGCCGCAGCGAAGGTCGCGCCGCCACTTCCGCCGAGGACGAAGGACCCGAACGTGAAGTCACCGTTGCCGGGGATCCAGAGCAGGCTGTCGTCGATGAAGGCCGGGCCGACGATGTCCGCAAAGCCATCATCGTTGAAGTCATCGACCAGGATCTCGAGCACGCCGAACTGATTGATCTGCGTGTTCACCGCGGGGCCGAAGGTGCCGCCGCCGAGGCCCGGCAGAATGCTGATGAAATCGAAGTTGCCGCCGTCGAAGGTGAAGGCCAGATCGAGCACGCCGTCATTGTCGAAGTCGCCGGTGGTGGCGCGGGTGCCGCCGAAGCCGCCTGCGGCGAAGGACTGCCCCTCCACCAGGGCGCCTGCGCCATCGTTCAGGAAGATCGTGTAGGTGGGGCTCGGCTGCGAGAAGTTGATGACCACATCGGTATCGCCATCATCATCCACATCCACCAGTGCCAGCTCCTCGGCCACGGCACCGGGGCCGAGAGGGATTAGCGCGGGCTCTCCCCAGTAGACACCCTGAGCCCCGTCAGGCGTACTCGGCAGCACTGCCAGTGAGCTGAAGTCGGGGAGGGCGATTAGCTCCGGGTTGCCGTCACCGTTGAGATCCGCGAGACCGAAATCGCTCACATCGATGAGATCGAGACGGGGCGCGCCGTCCAAGCGGAAAGTGCCGTCGCCATTGCCGAGGTAGACGGTAAAGCGATCGTTGGTGAGGCTCTCGCGGATCACGATGTCCAACTCGCCGTCATCGTTGACGTCTGCGAGGTCGCCGGCCTGTGAGAAGGTGAAGACGCTGTTCGAATCGCTCAACGCGAAGTCGCCGTTGCCGTCGCCGAGATGGGCGGAGTAACCCCCGGCGATGTTTTCGATCAGAACAACATCCTGCGCACCGTCGTTGTTGAGATCACCGGTGAGGAGATCCGAGGGGCCGCCGTTCGGGGCGCCATCGAATCGTTGGGTGCTGAGGAAATCGGATGTCTGGGCGAGGGCCGTTGGCAGCTGTACGGCCAGCGCAAGGCAGCAGGCCGTTCGAAGCAAGCTGGAAGATCTCATGGATTGCACGTCCTTATTGCAGTGATGTCGCCTCCTGCGACACGCGTCGCAAGAGTTACCCCACTGGGTCGGTCGTGCAATGGAGCGGGTTCAAACGTTAGAAAAACGTAACATCTACCCGCTCCAATCCGCCCTCCTCACGGCTACGTGGGAGCGATCAGAGATGATCCTCGAAGTAAGCGGTCATCATGTCGTGCAGATGCAGCGACGTGCCATCGCCGGAGTTGATGCGGTGATCACGGTTCGGGTACGACATGAACTCGAAGCGGCGATTGTGTTTCACCAGCTCGTTGATCAGCCGCTCGCTGCCCTGGTAGTGCACGTTGTCATCGCCCGTGCCGTGTACCAGCAGCAGCCTGCCCTTGAGGTGCTTGGCGTGGGTGATGGGCGAGGCCTCGGTGTAGGCCTCCGCGTAGTCGTCGAGGAGGCCCGAGTAGCGCTCCTGGTAGATGGCGTCGTAGAGGCGCTGGTCGGGCACGGGCGCGCGCGACACGCCCACGTGGTAGAGGTCGGGGTAGCGGAACAGCATGTTGAGGGTCATGGACCCGCCGCCCGAGTGCCCCCAGATGCCCACGCGCTCCGGGTCGATGAACGCGAAGCGCTCGAGCATCGCCTGTAACGCATCGGCCTGATCTCGTGAGGAGAGGATGCCGATCTGCCCGTACACGGCCTTGCGCCAGTCGCGACCGCGAGGCGTGCGGGCGCCGCGGTTGTCGATCGAGGCCACCAGGTAGCCGTGTTGGGTCATGAGCAGATGCCAGAGCGAGCGCTGGTTCTTCCACTGATCGACCACTGTGGAGCCGGCGGGTTCGCCGTACACGTAGAACAGAATCGGGTAGCGCTTGGTGGGATCGAAGTCCGGCGGATACATCAGGAAGCCGTCCAGGGGCACGCCGTCCTGCGCGGTCACGCGGAAGAACTCGTGGCGGCCGAGGGTGAGGGCGGCGAGCTTCTCGCGTAGCTCGGCGTTGTCAACCAGCGTCCTGGCGCGCTCGTGATCGGGAAGGCTGACGAGGTGGTACTGGGCCGGTTGATCGAAGCGTGAGTGGGTGTGTACTGCCCACGCGCCGTCCTTCGCGATGTCGTAGCTGTTGGTGCCTTCGAGGTCGGCGGGTGTGATGCGCTTGGGCGCGCCCTTACCGTCCAGGGGGGCCAGGTAGAGGTAGCGCTGGGTGGCGTTGTCGGGTGAGGCGGTGAAGTAGAGGCGGTTGTGCTCCTCATCCACCTTCACCAGGTCGACCACGTCGAACTGCCCGGGGGTGAGGTCCTGGATGCGTCCGCCGTCGCTGGAGACGCGGAGTACGTGGCGCCAGCCGCTGCGCTCGCTCATCCATGTGAAGGCGCGGCCGCCGTCCAGCCAGGTCACGTCGGCGAAATCGTCGAGGTGCTCGTTCTCGCGTTCGACGAAGACGGGCTT
This genomic window contains:
- a CDS encoding FG-GAP-like repeat-containing protein, whose protein sequence is MRSSSLLRTACCLALAVQLPTALAQTSDFLSTQRFDGAPNGGPSDLLTGDLNNDGAQDVVLIENIAGGYSAHLGDGNGDFALSDSNSVFTFSQAGDLADVNDDGELDIVIRESLTNDRFTVYLGNGDGTFRLDGAPRLDLIDVSDFGLADLNGDGNPELIALPDFSSLAVLPSTPDGAQGVYWGEPALIPLGPGAVAEELALVDVDDDGDTDVVINFSQPSPTYTIFLNDGAGALVEGQSFAAGGFGGTRATTGDFDNDGVLDLAFTFDGGNFDFISILPGLGGGTFGPAVNTQINQFGVLEILVDDFNDDGFADIVGPAFIDDSLLWIPGNGDFTFGSFVLGGSGGATFAAAQLDANADGIDDVISINISSDDFAVHIGTGDARFFNTPRTTAIGARVAQIAAGDVTGDSRIDVITADSSSGSLSILSDLENGVFTQREVLSNGLAQPTSVAVADLNGDGADDLVVADLSLDTVSVFLGDGAGGLGSPTSVSVCGDTLRVAVGDLNGDDNLDAVAACFDDTVTVLIGDGNGGLTPTGTFLGADDPQELRLVDLNGDEVLDILLADSALGASAVRALFGNGDGTFGPATALVPGSTIATVAAGDVNGDGTIDLAVGDLDQGLLVAIGVGSGAFDAAFPIDGPSAPIAVELFDANEDGYDDVLAIEAQGVSTDKAITVTPSNGDGSFDAADRFAVATGVDAPFAQPSELRTLTLADVNADGRADVLAGSAAAEFDGVLSVDLNRFAPLGEVDTDGDGVPDSADNCSLLPNPGQLDSNGDGFGNRCDPDLNNDNIVNLGDVALFRDAFGTDDPDADFTGDGIVNGIDFRILRSFFGSPPGPGAQN
- a CDS encoding DPP IV N-terminal domain-containing protein, giving the protein LAAAPGVKAEHHAAADDGAAGRLTNEAIFEVKRYEPAKPEALQWLPDGGYAMLEAVEDQDEQDDDEDPPKEIVRYDAKTGERTVLVNLAQLTPPGTDTPLVVDDYHWSEDRTQLLIYTNSQKVWRQKTRGDYWVLSFESGKLRQLGGIAEPASLQFAKFSPDGRQVAYARDADVYVEDIASGDITRLTTRESDAQLNGITSWAYEEEFGIRDGFRWSPDGSHIAFWQFDTSGVRDFVLINNTDELYPKLTHIPYPKVGETVSAARIGVVTVDGGSTVWMELPGDPRQMYIPRMDFAGERSDAVLIHHVNRKQDTNTLYYGDAASGKTKPVFVERENEHLDDFADVTWLDGGRAFTWMSERSGWRHVLRVSSDGGRIQDLTPGQFDVVDLVKVDEEHNRLYFTASPDNATQRYLYLAPLDGKGAPKRITPADLEGTNSYDIAKDGAWAVHTHSRFDQPAQYHLVSLPDHERARTLVDNAELREKLAALTLGRHEFFRVTAQDGVPLDGFLMYPPDFDPTKRYPILFYVYGEPAGSTVVDQWKNQRSLWHLLMTQHGYLVASIDNRGARTPRGRDWRKAVYGQIGILSSRDQADALQAMLERFAFIDPERVGIWGHSGGGSMTLNMLFRYPDLYHVGVSRAPVPDQRLYDAIYQERYSGLLDDYAEAYTEASPITHAKHLKGRLLLVHGTGDDNVHYQGSERLINELVKHNRRFEFMSYPNRDHRINSGDGTSLHLHDMMTAYFEDHL